In a single window of the Gossypium hirsutum isolate 1008001.06 chromosome D02, Gossypium_hirsutum_v2.1, whole genome shotgun sequence genome:
- the LOC107909808 gene encoding F-box protein SKIP14 has product MALNFSHRPIFPANMTEDNLVSPMRIANGYLLEGIPERNGDGCSKSWFSNLELEGCFDYGRDKSGDRGGSQESSSDDIVDLLPSDPFGMDITTTFTAISGWLEDLEIDYGRCVRDEVGTGDGSYQLFAGLNFIWNNAMWFQTFPGSMGFECKGSMSGGFGGFSHAKEGGDVSGCAGHGSPCNVEDVLSFGDEDMVSVDQENEEFQDCEVRAEGHEGAPHEALILALGYLGVRDLFVIENVCTSLRSVVQNDPLLWRDIHINPPLNEKITDDVLLQITGRGQGSLQCLSLVDCQRITDEGLKRVVENNPKLIKLSVPGCTKLSIEGILKCLRALKFMGSQGVKQLRIGSLYGVTQVHLEELKFLLGVDDQIQQLVHKPHFYSRRNVYLPCEDGRAIDIEMCPRCENMRLVYDCPAEGCQREGHAAQSCRACIICVSRCAQCGRCLNDSEYEENFCLELLCSDCSKPQLPKCGVSRNGMIVMSSSFTLQQTSNVHLHG; this is encoded by the exons ATGGCGTTGAATTTTTCCCATCGGCCTATCTTTCCTGCTAATATGACTGAAGACAATCTGGTTTCTCCTATGAGAATCGCCAATGGGTACCTTCTTGAAGGTATCCCAGAGAGGAATGGAGATGGGTGTTCAAAATCTTGGTTTTCGAATCTTGAGCTGGAAGGTTGCTTTGATTATGGAAGAGACAAGAGTGGTGACCGAGGTGGTTCTCAGGAGTCTTCTTCTGATGATATTGTTGATCTTTTGCCGTCTGATCCCTTTGGAATGGATATAACCACTACTTTCACTGCAATTTCTGGTTGGCTTGAGGATTTGGAAATTGATTATGGCCGCTGTGTGAGAGATGAGGTGGGGACTGGTGATGGGAGTTATCAGTTGTTTGCCGGATTGAACTTTATTTGGAACAACGCCATGTGGTTCCAAACCTTCCCTGGAAGCATGGGATTTGAATGTAAGGGCAGTATGTCTGGTGGTTTTGGCGGTTTTTCTCATGCTAAGGAAGGAGGAGATGTCTCTGGTTGTGCTGGCCATGGTTCCCCGTGTAATGTAGAGGATGTTTTGTCTTTTGGGGATGAAGATATGGTTTCGGTTGATCAGGAAAATGAAGAATTTCAGGACTGTGAGGTTCGTGCTGAGGGACATGAAGGAGCTCCTCACGAAGCTCTTATTTTGGCGCTTGGCTATTTGGGTGTGCGGGATCTTTTTGTTATTGAGAATGTTTGCACATCTCTGCGATCTGTAGTTCAGAATGATCCTCTTTTATGGAGGGATATTCACATAAATCCGCCACTGAATGAGAAGATTACGGATGATGTTCTTTTACAAATAACTGGTAGAGGCCAAGGTAGCTTGCAATGCTTGAGCCTGGTTGATTGCCAAAGGATTACTGATGAAGGTCTTAAGCGCGTAGTTGAAAATAATCCAAAGCTAATCAAG CTGAGTGTGCCTGGATGCACAAAACTAAGTATTGAGGGTATTTTGAAATGCCTAAGGGCTTTGAAATTTATGGGCTCACAAGGAGTGAAGCAGTTGAGGATTGGCAGTCTCTATGGTGTGACACAAGTGCATCTTGAAGAGCTGAAATTCTTGTTGGGTGTGGATGACCAAATTCAGCAGCTCGTGCACAAGCCTCACTTTTATAGCAGAAGAAATGTATATCTCCCTTGTGAAGATGGTCGTGCTATTGATATTGAAATGTGCCCAAGATGTGAAAACATGAGGCTTGTTTATGATTGTCCTGCAGAGGGTTGTCAGCGGGAAGGGCATGCTGCTCAGTCATGCAGGGCGTGCATTATTTGCGTATCACGGTGTGCTCAATGTGGTAGGTGCTTAAATGACAGTGAGTATGAGGAGAACTTTTGTTTGGAGTTACTTTGTTCAGATTGTTCAAAGCCACAACTTCCGAAGTGCGGGGTGAGTCGGAATGGAATGATTGTCATGTCCAGTTCGTTCACTCTTCAACAAACTAGCAACGTTCATCTCCATGGCTAG